DNA from Variovorax sp. V213:
TCGAGGGCGGCGGGCTCGGCACCTTCGCGCCGGAGCAGATCGGGCCGAGCAGCGTGCAGTCGCGCAATGGCGTGATCGACATCCTCGTGGAAGACGAAGCCGCCGCCGTTGCCGCCGCCAAGCAGTACCTTTCGTATTTCCAGGGGGTGACGACCGGCTGGCAATGCGCCGACCCGCGCATGCTGCGCCACGTGGTGCCCGAGAACCGGCTGCGCGTGTACGACGTGCGCGCCGCGATGCGCGGCGTGGCCGACACCGGCTCGCTGCTCGAACTGCGTGCCGGCTTCGGAGCGGGCATCGTCACGGCGCTCGCGCGCATCGAGGGCAAGCCGGTGGGACTGATGGCGAACAACCCGCATCACCTCGGCGGTGCCATCGACGTGGAGGCAGCCGACAAGTCCGCGCGCTTCATGCAGCTGTGCAACGCGCACGGGTTGCCGATCGTCTCGCTGTGCGACACGCCGGGTTTCATGGTGGGCCCGGAGATCGAGGCAGAGGCCCAGGTTCGCCACGTGTGCCGCATGTTCATGGTGGCGTCTCATCTGCGCGTGCCCTTCTTCGCCGTGGTGCTGCGCAAGGGCTATGGCCTGGGCGCGCAGGCCATGACGGCCGGCGGCTTCGACGCGCCGGTGTTCACGGTGGCCTGGCCCACGGGCGAGTTCGGCGCCATGGGGCTCGAAGGCGCGGTGCGCCTGGGCTACCGCAAGGAGCTGGCCGCGGTGCCCGAAGGTGCCGAGCGCGATGCGTTGTTCAAGAAGCTGGTGGCACAGCAGTACGCCAACGGCGAGGCCATCCACATGGCGCAAACGCTGGAGATCGACGCGGTGATCGATCCTGCCGAAACGCGCACCTGGCTGGTGCGCGGACTCGCATCCGCAGCGCGTCCAATGGAGGCGCCCTTGCCCTATGTAGACACTTGGTAACTATGCATTAGACCTCGTCACATGCGAGGGCAAGGGGGCTCCGTACACTGAGTCGCTTTGCGCATGAAACTGGGTTCGCATTGGCTTTCGGTTCTTCGCCAAGGGGTGCTGCGGCACGCAGTGGCCGCGGTCGGATTCTTGCTGCTGGCTGCTGCGGTGGCCGTGCAAGCGGTCCAGCCGACGGCGCGTCCGCGCCAGCCCGCCGAGGCGCAGTGGGTGGCCGGCTGGGCTGCCGCCCCGATGGACTTCCGAGAGTTGAGTGCAAATCCGCTCTTTACGGCAGCGGCTCCCCGGCCGGGCGGTGACGCCTTCCGCGGGCAGACGGTGCGGCAGCGGTTCGAGCCCGCGCTCGGTGGCGAGCGTGTTCGCGTCCGTTTCTCCAATCGATTCGGCAAGACACCCTTGCGCGTTGCCGCGGCGAGCGTGGCGCGCAGCACCGGCGGTGGCGCGATCTCGCCATCCACGCTGCGAGTGCTGCGCTTCGGCGGGCGCGGCAGCGTGGTCGTCGCACCGGGCGCGGAAGTCTTCAGCGATGGCGTCGATCTGAAAATCGAGGCTGGACAGGCGGTGGTTGCGAGCGCCTTTTTCGATCGCGCCGTGCCTTTTGCGACCGTTCACCTGCAGGCGCCCGACGCGAGCTGGGTGGCCGGCGGCAACGCCATTGCCGCGGCCACGCTGCCGGATGCCGCGCCCTTGGCGCTGAATCACATCGTGACGGGCCTCGACGTGATGACCTCGCAGCCCACGCGCGCGGTGGTCGCGTTTGGCGACTCGATCACCGCGGGCGGCGGCGAGGCGGGCGACGGGTCGTACCCCGACCTGCTTGCAACGCGGCTGCGCAACAGCTCCGCGACGGCGCAGCCAGTGTCGGTGCTCAACGCGGGCATTGGCGGCAACCGGCTGCTGGTCGACGGGATCGGCCCCAACGGCCTTTCGCGCTTTGCGCGCGATGCGCTGGGGCAGGCGGGCGTGACGCACGTGATCGTGCTGCTCGGCACCAACGATATCGGCCGCAGCGTGTTCGTCGGGCTGCCGGGGCGGCCGACGCCCGAGCACGAGGTGGCGACCGCGCAGCGCATCACCGATGGCCTGCAGCAGTTGGTCAAGCAGGCCCGCGCCAAGGGCGTGAAGATTCTGATCGGCACCGTGCCGCCGTTCAAGAACACACCCTATTGGTCGGAAACGTCCGAAGCCATGCGCGGCGAGGTCAACCGATGGATCCGCAGCCGCCAGGACGTGGACGGCGTGATCGATTTCGATGCCATTCTGCGCAACCCCGCCGATCCGATGACGCTGAATCCCCTCTACGACAACGGCGACCACCTGCACCCCAACAAGGCGGGCCATGCCGCCATGGCAGCGGCCGTCGATCTTCGCGAACTGCAGGAGTGAGCGCCAACAAAGGTGTTGGTCCTGCGAAACACCTCTACACAAAGTCCCGCTGAGTGCTTACAGGCGCTTCACATGGCCGCGTCAGCATGAAGGCTCCAACCACTCATGAGGGGACACCCATGAAAAAACTCGCAATCACCCTTTCCATTGCCGCAGTGTCGATGCTTTCGGTGGGGGGCGCACTCACGGTGCCGACCACCGCCCACGCGCAGCGTTCAGTGATCGTCGAGGTCCCGCCGCCGCCGCCGCGCTCCGAGCGCATGCCGCCTCCGCGCCGCGGCTATGTGTGGGCTCCGGGGCACTACGAGTGGCGTGGTGGACGCCATGTGTGGGTCAGGGGCATGTATGTGCGCGCCCGTCCGGGCTATGCCTACCGTGCGCCCGAATGGCGCGAACGCGATGGCCGCTGGGAATACCGCCGCGGCGAATGGGACCGTGACCACGATGGCGTGCCGAACCGCTACGACCGCCGTCCGGACAACCCCAACCGCAACTGACCGCCCGAGGGCGCCGCGCTATCGGAACACGACCGTGCGGTGCCCGTTCAGCAGCACGCGGTGCTCGCTGTGCCACTTCACGGCGCGTGCGAGCACCTGGCTCTCGGTGTCGCGGCCGCGGGCCGTGAGGTCTTCGACGGTGTCGGTGTGGTCGGCGCGCGCCACGTCCTGCTCGATGATCGGGCCTTCGTCGAGGTCGGCCGTCACATAGTGGGCGGTGGCGCCGATCAGCTTCACGCCGCGGTCATGGGCCTGGTAGTAGGGCTTGGCGCCCTTGAAGCTGGGCAGGAACGAGTGGTGGATGTTGATCGCCCGTCCGGCCAGGCTCTTGCACAGGTCGTTGCTCAGGATCTGCATGTAGCGCGCGAGCACCACGAGCTCGGCGCCCTCGGCCTCGACGATCTCCAGCTGCCTGGCCTCGGCCTGCGCCTTGGTGGCCGCCGTCACGGGAATGTGGTGGAACGGCACGTTGTAGCTGGCCGCCAGCTGATAGAAGTCGCGGTGGTTCGAGATGATGGCGCGCACGTCGATGGCGAGCAGGCCGCTCTTCCAGCGGAAGAGCAGGTCGTTGAGGCAGTGGCCTTCCTTGCTGACCAGGATCACGGTCTTCATAGGCTCGGCCGCGGCGTGCAGTTGCAGGCTCATGCCGAAGCCGGCGCCAAAGGTGGCGAGCTGCTCGCGCAGCGCCGCCTCGGTGTGGTCGCTGCAGGCGAAGCGCACGCGCATGAAGAACAGGCCCGTGTCGTGGTCGTTGTACTGGGCGGCTTCCTCGATGTTGCCGCCGCGTTCGAGCAGAAAACCCGAAACGGCATGCACGATACCCGTCCGGTCGGGACAGGAGAGGGTCAGGATGTAGGCGGGCGTAGTTGTCGTCATCAGGGGCATGATTGTCGCAGGGGTGCCAGAATGCCGTTTTTTGGTGCGCGTTAAGCAGGAGCAATCATGGCTTATCAGGACTTCAACATGGGCAACCAGTGGTTGCCCTTCACCCCCAACCGCCACTTCCAGAAAGACCCGCGCGTCTTCGTGGCGGCCGACGGCATGGAGTTCACCACGCACGACGGCAAGAAGGTGGTCGACGGCATCTCGTCGCTCTGGTGCGTGGGGGCGGGCCACAACCGCAAGCCGATCAACGAGGCGATCAAGAAGCAGCTCGACACGCTCGACTACGCCACCGCCTTCCAGGTCAGCAACGACAAGGCCTTCAAGGCGGCCGAGATGATCGCCTCGATGGCGCCGGGCGACCTCAACAAGGTGCTGTTCTGCAATTCGGGTTCGGAAGCGGCCGACACCTCGATGAAGGTGGCGCTGGCCTACCACCGCGCGCGCGGCGAGGGTCACCGCAACGTGTTCATCGGCCGCGAGAAGGGCTACCACGGCGTGGGCTTCGGCGGCATGTCGGTGGGCGGCATTCCGGGCAACCGCAAGGTGTTCGGCTCGGCCTTTTTGCCGCGCGTGGACCACATGCGCTTCATCCACGACCCGGTGAACCATGCCTACATCCACAACGAGGAGCCGGTGTGGGCCGAGGACCCGCTGGTCGAGCTCGAGACCCGCATCCTGCCGCTGCACGACCCGAGCAACATCGCAGCGATCATCGTCGAGCCGGTGGCCGGTTCGGCCGGTTGGTACCTGCCGCCCAAGGGCTACCTGCAGAAGCTGCGCGCCATCTGCGACAAGCACGGCATCCTCTTGATCTTCGACGAGGTCATTACCGGTTTTGGCCGCATGGGCACCAACTTTGCGTCGGACTACTTCGGCGTGGTGCCCGACATGCTGAATTTCGCCAAGTGCGTGACCAACGGCGTGATTCCGCTCGGCGGCGTGATCTGCCGCGACAAGCTGTACGACGCGATGATGAAGACCGACGCGCCCGAGCACGTGGTCGAGTTCTTCCACGGCTACACCTACTCGGGCCACCCGGTGGCCTGCGCCGCGGCCATCGCCACGCTCGACCTGTTCAAGGAGGAAAAGCTGTTTGCCCGGGCCGGCGAAATGGGCAAGGTGCTGGGCGATGCGTTCCACAGCACCTTCAAGGGCCTGCCGAACGTGATCAGCATCCGCAGCCTCGGCCTTGCCGCGGCGGTGGAACTCGCGCCCATCGCGGGCACGCCGGGCAAGCGCGCCTACGACATCTTCTTGGACTGCTTCCACAAGGGCGCGCTGGTGCGGCCCGCGGGCGATGTGCTGGTGATTGCGCCGCCCTACATCGTGGAGAAGCAGCACATCGACACGCTGGTCAACACGCTGGCGGATTCGATCAGGAAGTTCGCTTGACGATGTCTGCGCAATAGTCCTTCGGCGGCATCGCGGGCGTGCGCCAGACGGCGTCGTAGGCGCCCTTGTTGTCTTCGTCCTCGTCCGGTGATTCGCCGGCCTGCAGCCGCACGGCTTTCACGGACACATCCGTCGGCAGGTGCTGCGGCACGCCCAGCACCTTGGTCGCGTGGCCGGCGCCGCTGATCAGCAGCACCGTCTTGCCCGGCTGGCGCGCCTTGACGATGGCCTGCGCCATGGCGCGGTCGCGCCCCACCTGGATGCGGGTCATCGGCACGATCTGGGGCTCGGGCAGCAGCTTGCAATGGCCTTCGCGCACGGCGTCCTGCTGCGCGGTGTATGCCTCGCCGTTGAGCTGCACGTCGAGCGAGACGTCGGTCATGGCGTTCTTCATTCGCGCGCGCGGCAGATTGGCGCCGATGACCGGCACACCGGCGCGCACCGCGGCCATCACCACCGGGCCATAGCTTTTCCAGGGCCATGCCTTGTCGTTCCATCCGAGCGCGGCCTGTACCTGTGCATCGGTGGCTGCGGTGTCCAGGCGGGCGGTGTTGTTGCCTTCCTCGGCCATTTCGAGCAGCAGCGCGGCCAGCTTGCCCTGGCTTGCCAGTGCTTCGACGGTTTCGCGCTCGATCGCGTGGTGCTCGGCGGCGTCGTGCTGCTCGCCCAGGATCAGCGCGTCCGCAGGCAGCAGCGCCGCGGCGCGGCGCGCCACCGGCGCATTGGGGCCGTCGAGGAAGGCGGTACAGCCCGCCAGCGACGCAATCGCAATGGCTGCGGCAACGACCGCGAACGAGGACAAGGGCAAACGGGTGGCCCGCGCGGGGGAAGGTTGGCATCGCATCGCGCCATACTATGCGTTGGCACTCGCACGCCGTGCCGTCCTTTTCCGCTTTTTCCTGTGGTGTCTTTCCGCTTTCTGGTTCGCGTGCTGGCCACGCTGTTGCTGGCACTCGCCGCGGCGGCGCTTTGCCTCGCCCTGCGCACGCCCCTGCCGTGGATGATCGGCCCGCTGCTCGCGGTGTCGCTGGCCTCGATCGCGGGTGCGCCCACCGCCAGCTACACGCCGCTGCGCAATGCCGGCCAGTGGGCCATCGGCACCGCGCTGGGCCTCTACTTCACGCCGCAGGTGGTTGCGCTGGTGGCCGGTGTCTGGTGGGCCATTGCGCTTGCCATTGCCTGGGCCTTGCTGCTCGGCTGGGGCTTCGGGCGCTGGCTGCACGG
Protein-coding regions in this window:
- the purU gene encoding formyltetrahydrofolate deformylase, translated to MTTTTPAYILTLSCPDRTGIVHAVSGFLLERGGNIEEAAQYNDHDTGLFFMRVRFACSDHTEAALREQLATFGAGFGMSLQLHAAAEPMKTVILVSKEGHCLNDLLFRWKSGLLAIDVRAIISNHRDFYQLAASYNVPFHHIPVTAATKAQAEARQLEIVEAEGAELVVLARYMQILSNDLCKSLAGRAINIHHSFLPSFKGAKPYYQAHDRGVKLIGATAHYVTADLDEGPIIEQDVARADHTDTVEDLTARGRDTESQVLARAVKWHSEHRVLLNGHRTVVFR
- a CDS encoding ChaN family lipoprotein translates to MRCQPSPARATRLPLSSFAVVAAAIAIASLAGCTAFLDGPNAPVARRAAALLPADALILGEQHDAAEHHAIERETVEALASQGKLAALLLEMAEEGNNTARLDTAATDAQVQAALGWNDKAWPWKSYGPVVMAAVRAGVPVIGANLPRARMKNAMTDVSLDVQLNGEAYTAQQDAVREGHCKLLPEPQIVPMTRIQVGRDRAMAQAIVKARQPGKTVLLISGAGHATKVLGVPQHLPTDVSVKAVRLQAGESPDEDEDNKGAYDAVWRTPAMPPKDYCADIVKRTS
- a CDS encoding aminotransferase class III-fold pyridoxal phosphate-dependent enzyme, with the protein product MAYQDFNMGNQWLPFTPNRHFQKDPRVFVAADGMEFTTHDGKKVVDGISSLWCVGAGHNRKPINEAIKKQLDTLDYATAFQVSNDKAFKAAEMIASMAPGDLNKVLFCNSGSEAADTSMKVALAYHRARGEGHRNVFIGREKGYHGVGFGGMSVGGIPGNRKVFGSAFLPRVDHMRFIHDPVNHAYIHNEEPVWAEDPLVELETRILPLHDPSNIAAIIVEPVAGSAGWYLPPKGYLQKLRAICDKHGILLIFDEVITGFGRMGTNFASDYFGVVPDMLNFAKCVTNGVIPLGGVICRDKLYDAMMKTDAPEHVVEFFHGYTYSGHPVACAAAIATLDLFKEEKLFARAGEMGKVLGDAFHSTFKGLPNVISIRSLGLAAAVELAPIAGTPGKRAYDIFLDCFHKGALVRPAGDVLVIAPPYIVEKQHIDTLVNTLADSIRKFA
- a CDS encoding GDSL-type esterase/lipase family protein, whose translation is MKLGSHWLSVLRQGVLRHAVAAVGFLLLAAAVAVQAVQPTARPRQPAEAQWVAGWAAAPMDFRELSANPLFTAAAPRPGGDAFRGQTVRQRFEPALGGERVRVRFSNRFGKTPLRVAAASVARSTGGGAISPSTLRVLRFGGRGSVVVAPGAEVFSDGVDLKIEAGQAVVASAFFDRAVPFATVHLQAPDASWVAGGNAIAAATLPDAAPLALNHIVTGLDVMTSQPTRAVVAFGDSITAGGGEAGDGSYPDLLATRLRNSSATAQPVSVLNAGIGGNRLLVDGIGPNGLSRFARDALGQAGVTHVIVLLGTNDIGRSVFVGLPGRPTPEHEVATAQRITDGLQQLVKQARAKGVKILIGTVPPFKNTPYWSETSEAMRGEVNRWIRSRQDVDGVIDFDAILRNPADPMTLNPLYDNGDHLHPNKAGHAAMAAAVDLRELQE